The Thermoclostridium stercorarium subsp. stercorarium DSM 8532 genome contains a region encoding:
- a CDS encoding MinD/ParA family protein: protein MGDQADKLRKIVGNIGSPVNAGFKQRKGVARVITVTSGKGGVGKTNITVNLAIVLSRMGLRVAILDVDFGFANVDVMLGISAKYTLLELIRGERNIFEVLTDGPDNIQFLSGGSGVEELIQLEKEQVVEFISNISLLDKIFDVILIDTGAGLSKNIMSFILAADEVLLVTTPEPTAITDAYAMIKMISKQDKHRIVKLVVNKAETYKEANEIMDKLLMVSDKFLSFKLQKTGYILRDECIPKAVRQQKPFCISYPKSQASHQITELAMNLLYNNEGITNMNLHSKGIRGFFSRLLSSYGVQH, encoded by the coding sequence ATGGGAGACCAGGCTGACAAACTTAGAAAAATTGTTGGGAATATCGGCTCGCCAGTGAATGCGGGCTTTAAGCAAAGAAAAGGCGTAGCGAGAGTAATAACCGTAACCAGCGGAAAAGGTGGTGTCGGAAAAACAAATATTACCGTAAATCTTGCTATTGTATTAAGCAGAATGGGTCTTAGAGTGGCGATTCTTGATGTTGATTTTGGGTTTGCAAATGTGGATGTAATGCTGGGAATATCCGCGAAATATACACTTTTGGAACTTATACGCGGTGAACGTAATATATTTGAGGTTTTAACCGACGGACCTGATAATATTCAGTTTTTATCCGGGGGTTCGGGTGTTGAAGAGCTAATACAGCTTGAGAAAGAACAGGTTGTGGAGTTTATTTCCAACATATCCCTGCTGGATAAAATTTTTGATGTAATACTTATTGATACCGGTGCAGGGCTTTCAAAGAACATTATGAGTTTTATTTTAGCCGCAGATGAAGTGCTTCTGGTAACAACTCCGGAACCAACGGCGATAACAGACGCCTATGCTATGATAAAAATGATTTCAAAACAGGATAAACACAGAATTGTCAAGCTTGTTGTAAATAAAGCCGAAACATATAAGGAAGCAAATGAAATAATGGATAAGCTTTTAATGGTTTCTGACAAATTTTTATCCTTTAAGCTGCAGAAAACAGGATACATATTGAGAGATGAATGCATACCGAAGGCAGTAAGGCAGCAGAAGCCGTTTTGCATAAGTTACCCGAAAAGCCAGGCTTCCCATCAGATAACCGAACTGGCTATGAATCTTCTTTACAATAACGAGGGTATAACCAATATGAATTTGCATTCAAAAGGAATACGTGGATTTTTCAGCAGACTACTCAGCAGTTATGGCGTGCAGCACTGA
- a CDS encoding flagellar brake protein produces the protein MKYHQIALGTKLELELFDEKGEKVTSGLVSQFESYDEDSSLMKIHNPFTQGKIYTINSGTKVKVYFSRENDIYVFEADVIEGKAAEPVPMMLIRPVSPIEKIERRSFFRMDCELPVEYCVIDSEDEINVEKPLIKCYTKDISGGGICMITDVFHEAGTNIKVNLRLDREIVFTGMVVRATQIREKGKIRYETGVIYKHIRNMDREKIISFVFETQRERIRKGWMKI, from the coding sequence ATGAAGTACCATCAGATAGCACTGGGAACAAAACTGGAACTGGAGCTGTTCGATGAAAAGGGGGAAAAAGTAACTTCCGGCCTGGTTAGTCAGTTTGAGTCATACGATGAGGACAGCAGCTTAATGAAGATACATAATCCTTTTACGCAGGGAAAAATCTATACCATCAATTCTGGTACGAAAGTAAAAGTTTACTTTTCAAGAGAAAATGACATATACGTGTTTGAAGCTGATGTAATAGAAGGAAAGGCGGCAGAGCCTGTGCCCATGATGCTGATAAGGCCCGTAAGCCCGATTGAGAAGATAGAAAGAAGATCTTTTTTCAGAATGGACTGTGAATTGCCGGTGGAGTATTGTGTTATCGATTCCGAAGATGAGATTAATGTGGAAAAGCCGTTGATTAAGTGTTATACAAAAGATATCAGTGGCGGTGGAATTTGTATGATAACTGACGTTTTCCATGAGGCGGGGACTAATATTAAAGTTAATTTGAGGCTGGACAGGGAAATCGTTTTTACCGGAATGGTTGTGCGTGCCACACAGATACGCGAAAAAGGAAAAATCAGATATGAAACGGGAGTTATATACAAACATATTAGAAACATGGATCGTGAAAAAATAATAAGTTTTGTTTTTGAAACTCAAAGAGAAAGAATCAGAAAAGGTTGGATGAAGATATAA